A single window of Nematostella vectensis chromosome 4, jaNemVect1.1, whole genome shotgun sequence DNA harbors:
- the LOC5511551 gene encoding protein HGH1 homolog isoform X2 has translation MATSIEEKQATELLGFLKQSERGDVRYFALDYILGLTVTESGQQFLKNNEEFLSQLYKLTRDSNEKISSDAYSALINLSAVPALAEKLLKFKIIIPLVDYLLNENSIHADKCAVVLSNLTRTESTCEIALNELLAASPDYVYRVVERFCESSLVSDSSPDSLALFISNLTQMKKGRELMLDRKRCVIQRLLPFTQHKSSLNRRGGVVTILKNCCFETDTHDWLLNDEVDILPHLLLPLAGGEELTEEETDKLPPDLQYLDESKERETDPDIRNMLLESLLQRIAQLGKRRNSSSNLSEVHSYSYWRGARTWNGKLEGSCHT, from the exons ATGGCTACAAGCATTGAGGAGAAACAAGCAACGGAACTTTTAGGGTTTTTAAAGCAGTCAGAGCGTGGTGATGTCCGATACTTTGCTTTGGATTACATCCTTGGGCTAACTGTGACTGAAAGTGGTCAGCAATTCTTGAAAAATAACGAGGAATTCTTATCACAATTGTACAAACTCACACGTGACTCGAACGAGAAAATAAGTAGTGACGCTTACTCTGCCCTTATAAACCTCTCTGCTGTACCGGCCTTGGCCGAGAAACTCTTGAAGTTCAAGATCATAATTCCCTTGGTGGATTATCTACTCAATGAGAACAGCATACATGCTGACAAGTGCGCTGTTGTGCTGTCAAACTTAACAAGAACAGAGAGCACGTGCGAAATAGCGCTAAACGAGCTCCTGGCGGCCTCACCTGACTATGTTTACAGAGTGGTGGAGAGGTTCTGTGAGTCGAGTCTAGTCTCTGATTCGAGTCCAGATAGCTTGGCTTTATTTATATCAAACCTGACGCAGATGAAAAAAGGAAGAGAGCTGATGTTAGACAGGAAACGATGTGTAATCCAGCGGTTGCTCCCATTCACCCAACACAAGTCATCATTAAacaggaggggaggggtggtgacGATTCTAAAGAATTGTTGTTTTGAGACAG ATACTCATGACTGGTTACTGAATGATGAAGTTGACATATTGCCTCATCTACTTCTACCCTTGGCTGGTGGTGAGGAACTCACAGAGGAGGAAACAGATAAACTCCCACCTGATCTTCAGTATCTGGACGAAAGCAAAGAGCGTGAAACTGATCCAGACATTAGGAATATGCTGCTGGAATCTTTGCTTCAG AGAATTGCACAATTGGGAAAAAGACGAAATAGCTCAAGCAACCTGTCTGAAGTGCATTCATATTCTTATTGGAGAGGAGCCAGAACCTGGAATGGAAAACTTGAGGGAAGTTGTCATACCTGA
- the LOC5511551 gene encoding protein HGH1 homolog isoform X3: MATSIEEKQATELLGFLKQSERGDVRYFALDYILGLTVTESGQQFLKNNEEFLSQLYKLTRDSNEKISSDAYSALINLSAVPALAEKLLKFKIIIPLVDYLLNENSIHADKCAVVLSNLTRTESTCEIALNELLAASPDYVYRVVERFCESSLVSDSSPDSLALFISNLTQMKKGRELMLDRKRCVIQRLLPFTQHKSSLNRRGGVVTILKNCCFETDTHDWLLNDEVDILPHLLLPLAGGEELTEEETDKLPPDLQYLDESKERETDPDIRNMLLESLLQRTKKYSYLTADSTIDVQDFVVFKQIKISVQAEKE, translated from the exons ATGGCTACAAGCATTGAGGAGAAACAAGCAACGGAACTTTTAGGGTTTTTAAAGCAGTCAGAGCGTGGTGATGTCCGATACTTTGCTTTGGATTACATCCTTGGGCTAACTGTGACTGAAAGTGGTCAGCAATTCTTGAAAAATAACGAGGAATTCTTATCACAATTGTACAAACTCACACGTGACTCGAACGAGAAAATAAGTAGTGACGCTTACTCTGCCCTTATAAACCTCTCTGCTGTACCGGCCTTGGCCGAGAAACTCTTGAAGTTCAAGATCATAATTCCCTTGGTGGATTATCTACTCAATGAGAACAGCATACATGCTGACAAGTGCGCTGTTGTGCTGTCAAACTTAACAAGAACAGAGAGCACGTGCGAAATAGCGCTAAACGAGCTCCTGGCGGCCTCACCTGACTATGTTTACAGAGTGGTGGAGAGGTTCTGTGAGTCGAGTCTAGTCTCTGATTCGAGTCCAGATAGCTTGGCTTTATTTATATCAAACCTGACGCAGATGAAAAAAGGAAGAGAGCTGATGTTAGACAGGAAACGATGTGTAATCCAGCGGTTGCTCCCATTCACCCAACACAAGTCATCATTAAacaggaggggaggggtggtgacGATTCTAAAGAATTGTTGTTTTGAGACAG ATACTCATGACTGGTTACTGAATGATGAAGTTGACATATTGCCTCATCTACTTCTACCCTTGGCTGGTGGTGAGGAACTCACAGAGGAGGAAACAGATAAACTCCCACCTGATCTTCAGTATCTGGACGAAAGCAAAGAGCGTGAAACTGATCCAGACATTAGGAATATGCTGCTGGAATCTTTGCTTCAG AGAACCAAAAAGTATTCATATCTCACGGCCGATAGCACCATTGACGTTCAGGACTTCGTGGTTTTcaaacaaatcaaaataagTGTTCAGGCGGAAAAAGAATAA
- the LOC5511585 gene encoding alpha-1D adrenergic receptor isoform X2, translated as MVNISTHDNTTQHFHPLTQHEEPTASFYFRISSFSFMILAAIFGNLVVIKTIVAIPARKPLTYYLVTNLAVAELIGAVFLPMLVAYEELSDWVFGPAICHLASPGQIMCGLTVTWSLAAISVHRYRMIGVYRLQTPAPLVNSPLDEGTKWCVVLFPGESLETFPSKNYRMYILFRFILNFILPILTMVTAYGAIGVNIHMALKRGRQSKEEVSVELCMEDTPSSDRPISIPKLYVTPPEDEPGNVTQQRRDHTLLSRKWYQPCQRRETNIEGNQLEELEHDLLRMIYVIVLVFIICYFPYQLFFILEYFNVLSFGLWEYFHITRKYIFLITCLPSALHPLCYGTMSKFYAKAFFRIVLCKWFSKRGAGD; from the exons ATGGTTAACATATCTACGCATGACAACACAACACAGCACTTTCATCCGCTGACCCAGCATGAGGAGCCCACGGCATCCTTCTATTTCCGCATCTCCTCGTTCTCGTTTATGATCCTGGCCGCCATATTTGGAAACTTAGTGGTAATCAAGACTATCGTTGCAATCCCGGCACGTAAGCCATTAACCTACTACCTGGTCACCAATCTGGCCGTGGCTGAACTGATCGGGGCTGTTTTCCTGCCAATGCTGGTTGCCTACGAGGAGTTAAGTGACTGGGTGTTTGGCCCAGCCATCTGTCACCTGGCCAGTCCCGGGCAAATCATGTGTGGTCTTACAGTTACCTGGTCGCTGGCTGCTATTTCAGTGCACAGATATCGCATGATTGGCGTTTACAGGCTGCAGACACCAGCCCCGC TCGTGAACTCGCCTCTAGATGAAGGAACGAAATGGTGTGTTGTTCTGTTTCCAG GGGAGAGTTTGGAGACGTTCCCATCAAAAAACTACAGAATGTACATCCTTTTCCGGTTTATCCTGAACTTCATCCTCCCTATCCTAACGATGGTGACGGCATACGGGGCGATAGGTGTCAACATACACATGGCTCTTAAACGAGGTCGTCAATCAAAGGAAGAGGTCTCGGTTGAACTGTGCATGGAGGATACGCCATCTTCGGATAG ACCAATCTCCATCCCAAAACTTTATGTCACGCCACCCGAGGATGAACCTGGGAACGTCACACAACAAAGACGAGACCACACACTATTGTCACGCAAGTGGTACCAGCCCTGCCAGCGAAGAGAGACAAACATAGAAGGGAACCAGCTGGAGGAGCTTGAGCACGACCTTCTTCGTATGATCTACGTCATCGTCCTTGTCTTTATCATCTGCTACTTCCCATACCAGCTGTTTTTCATTTTGGAATACTTCAATGTCCTTTCCTTCGGGTTGTGGGAGTACTTCCATATTACAAGAAAGTATATATTTCTCATAACGTGTTTGCCAAGTGCGTTGCATCCACTATGTTATGGGACAATGAGCAAGTTCTACGCTAAGGCCTTCTTTCGGATTGTATTGTGCAAGTGGTTCTCAAAGCGTGGTGCTGGTGATTGA
- the LOC5511585 gene encoding neuropeptides B/W receptor type 2 isoform X1, whose product MVNISTHDNTTQHFHPLTQHEEPTASFYFRISSFSFMILAAIFGNLVVIKTIVAIPARKPLTYYLVTNLAVAELIGAVFLPMLVAYEELSDWVFGPAICHLASPGQIMCGLTVTWSLAAISVHRYRMIGVYRLQTPAPRMVHLFIGLVWVGAFIVTFPSLVFSKVVNSPLDEGTKWCVVLFPGESLETFPSKNYRMYILFRFILNFILPILTMVTAYGAIGVNIHMALKRGRQSKEEVSVELCMEDTPSSDRPISIPKLYVTPPEDEPGNVTQQRRDHTLLSRKWYQPCQRRETNIEGNQLEELEHDLLRMIYVIVLVFIICYFPYQLFFILEYFNVLSFGLWEYFHITRKYIFLITCLPSALHPLCYGTMSKFYAKAFFRIVLCKWFSKRGAGD is encoded by the exons ATGGTTAACATATCTACGCATGACAACACAACACAGCACTTTCATCCGCTGACCCAGCATGAGGAGCCCACGGCATCCTTCTATTTCCGCATCTCCTCGTTCTCGTTTATGATCCTGGCCGCCATATTTGGAAACTTAGTGGTAATCAAGACTATCGTTGCAATCCCGGCACGTAAGCCATTAACCTACTACCTGGTCACCAATCTGGCCGTGGCTGAACTGATCGGGGCTGTTTTCCTGCCAATGCTGGTTGCCTACGAGGAGTTAAGTGACTGGGTGTTTGGCCCAGCCATCTGTCACCTGGCCAGTCCCGGGCAAATCATGTGTGGTCTTACAGTTACCTGGTCGCTGGCTGCTATTTCAGTGCACAGATATCGCATGATTGGCGTTTACAGGCTGCAGACACCAGCCCCGCGTATGGTACACTTGTTCATTGGTTTGGTCTGGGTTGGCGCTTTCATTGTAACATTTCCGTCTCTGGTTTTCTCTAAAGTCGTGAACTCGCCTCTAGATGAAGGAACGAAATGGTGTGTTGTTCTGTTTCCAG GGGAGAGTTTGGAGACGTTCCCATCAAAAAACTACAGAATGTACATCCTTTTCCGGTTTATCCTGAACTTCATCCTCCCTATCCTAACGATGGTGACGGCATACGGGGCGATAGGTGTCAACATACACATGGCTCTTAAACGAGGTCGTCAATCAAAGGAAGAGGTCTCGGTTGAACTGTGCATGGAGGATACGCCATCTTCGGATAG ACCAATCTCCATCCCAAAACTTTATGTCACGCCACCCGAGGATGAACCTGGGAACGTCACACAACAAAGACGAGACCACACACTATTGTCACGCAAGTGGTACCAGCCCTGCCAGCGAAGAGAGACAAACATAGAAGGGAACCAGCTGGAGGAGCTTGAGCACGACCTTCTTCGTATGATCTACGTCATCGTCCTTGTCTTTATCATCTGCTACTTCCCATACCAGCTGTTTTTCATTTTGGAATACTTCAATGTCCTTTCCTTCGGGTTGTGGGAGTACTTCCATATTACAAGAAAGTATATATTTCTCATAACGTGTTTGCCAAGTGCGTTGCATCCACTATGTTATGGGACAATGAGCAAGTTCTACGCTAAGGCCTTCTTTCGGATTGTATTGTGCAAGTGGTTCTCAAAGCGTGGTGCTGGTGATTGA
- the LOC5511550 gene encoding neuronal acetylcholine receptor subunit alpha-2 isoform X2 produces MWNNSLLTWDPALFGGLDILHVSAKDVWVPDILLFYNVDEQDQTAGGRTTYKTDVIMYSNGTNKWRSPALLKSICKIKVKFFPFDSQTCKLKFGSFSHDITTLDMSPMNLTFPTRYYQKNGEWSIYDIDIVGSHSQYNGFPNQFADVTLTIWMRRESLDYFINLIIPCCLISSMIFLGFVLPPESGERIGLSITVLLAMTVFQQLTSEIMPAYDFPLLGQYYFAIVLEIGASLVVTTMILNFYHRTNRKMPQWLRTLILNWTSRVVLLHDVVVKTDPRRQMSFNPAAKRRTMHKSDNQSANIVRARSMRQTRRKKDPEIGDEGGFELAYPETFFANDNHNENKESDNHHLNRNNNFSLVENRSMRENRVDEGAQCHQWDYDAEISEEERCHRHWEWTLAAKILDRFVLCVAVVLGIVTVGAIFLRAPSLWDRPKELEKEYPKYI; encoded by the exons ATGTGGAATAATTCCTTGTTGACCTGGGACCCGGCTTTGTTCGGAGGTCTGGACATACTCCACGTGAGTGCGAAAGACGTTTGGGTCCCTGACATACTGCTCTTCTATAA CGTTGATGAGCAAGACCAAACAGCAGGCGGTCGGACGACGTACAAGACAGACGTAATAATGTACAGCAATGGAACCAACAAATGGAGAAGTCCCGCACTCCTAAAGAGCATATGCAAAATAAAGGTTAAGTTCTTTCCCTTCGATAGCCAGACATGCAAGCTCAAATTCGGCTCATTTTCCCACGATATTACCACACTTGACATGTCCCCAATGAATCTGACCTTCCCGACACGGTACTACCAAAAAAATGGAGAATGGTCTATCTACGATATCGACATTGTCGGCAGCCACAGCCAGTACAACGGATTTCCTAATCAGTTTGCTGATGTTACCTTGACAATCTGGATGCGGCGTGAATCGCTGGATTATTTCATTAATTTGATAATCCCCTGCTGCCTCATCTCGTCAATGATCTTCTTGGGTTTTGTACTACCCCCGGAGTCGGGCGAGCGAATTGGGTTAAGCATCACCGTTCTGTTGGCCATGACCGTCTTTCAGCAGCTAACTTCAGAGATTATGCCGGCGTATGACTTCCCGCTTCTTGGTCAATACTATTTCGCGATTGTTCTCGAGATAGGAGCTTCTCTCGTGGTAACCACGATGATACTGAATTTCTATCACCGCACCAACCGGAAAATGCCACAGTGGTTGCGAACGCTTATACTCAATTGGACTTCGCGAGTTGTTCTTTTGCACGACGTTGTTGTCAAAACAGATCCAAGAAGACAAATGAGCTTTAATCCGGCAGCAAAACGCCGCACAATGCACAAGAGCGACAACCAGTCAGCTAACATTGTGAGAGCCAGAAGCATGCGTCAAACACGGCGGAAGAAAGACCCAGAGATTGGCGACGAGGGAGGATTTGAGCTCGCCTACCCTGAAACCTTCTTCGCAAATGATAACcacaatgaaaataaagaatcTGACAATCATCATCTCAATCGAAACAATAATTTCTCCCTCGTGGAAAATAGGAGCATGCGTGAGAATAGAGTTGATGAAGGTGCTCAGTGTCATCAATGGGATTACGACGCTGAGATAAGTGAAGAAGAGCGCTGCCACAGGCATTGGGAATGGACTCTCGCGGCCAAGATCTTGGATCGCTTTGTACTGTGTGTTGCAGTCGTATTAGGAATTGTCACGGTTGGTGCAATTTTCCTTCGGGCGCCTTCACTTTGGGACAGACCGAAGGAACTAGAGAAAGAATATCCGAAATATATCTAA
- the LOC5511551 gene encoding protein HGH1 homolog isoform X1, producing MATSIEEKQATELLGFLKQSERGDVRYFALDYILGLTVTESGQQFLKNNEEFLSQLYKLTRDSNEKISSDAYSALINLSAVPALAEKLLKFKIIIPLVDYLLNENSIHADKCAVVLSNLTRTESTCEIALNELLAASPDYVYRVVERFCESSLVSDSSPDSLALFISNLTQMKKGRELMLDRKRCVIQRLLPFTQHKSSLNRRGGVVTILKNCCFETDTHDWLLNDEVDILPHLLLPLAGGEELTEEETDKLPPDLQYLDESKERETDPDIRNMLLESLLQLLATKNGRTIMRDKNVYVILRELHNWEKDEIAQATCLKCIHILIGEEPEPGMENLREVVIPDNIKFD from the exons ATGGCTACAAGCATTGAGGAGAAACAAGCAACGGAACTTTTAGGGTTTTTAAAGCAGTCAGAGCGTGGTGATGTCCGATACTTTGCTTTGGATTACATCCTTGGGCTAACTGTGACTGAAAGTGGTCAGCAATTCTTGAAAAATAACGAGGAATTCTTATCACAATTGTACAAACTCACACGTGACTCGAACGAGAAAATAAGTAGTGACGCTTACTCTGCCCTTATAAACCTCTCTGCTGTACCGGCCTTGGCCGAGAAACTCTTGAAGTTCAAGATCATAATTCCCTTGGTGGATTATCTACTCAATGAGAACAGCATACATGCTGACAAGTGCGCTGTTGTGCTGTCAAACTTAACAAGAACAGAGAGCACGTGCGAAATAGCGCTAAACGAGCTCCTGGCGGCCTCACCTGACTATGTTTACAGAGTGGTGGAGAGGTTCTGTGAGTCGAGTCTAGTCTCTGATTCGAGTCCAGATAGCTTGGCTTTATTTATATCAAACCTGACGCAGATGAAAAAAGGAAGAGAGCTGATGTTAGACAGGAAACGATGTGTAATCCAGCGGTTGCTCCCATTCACCCAACACAAGTCATCATTAAacaggaggggaggggtggtgacGATTCTAAAGAATTGTTGTTTTGAGACAG ATACTCATGACTGGTTACTGAATGATGAAGTTGACATATTGCCTCATCTACTTCTACCCTTGGCTGGTGGTGAGGAACTCACAGAGGAGGAAACAGATAAACTCCCACCTGATCTTCAGTATCTGGACGAAAGCAAAGAGCGTGAAACTGATCCAGACATTAGGAATATGCTGCTGGAATCTTTGCTTCAG CTTCTGGCAACAAAAAATGGGAGAACAATTATGCGAGATAAGAATGTTTATGTAATTCTCAGAGAATTGCACAATTGGGAAAAAGACGAAATAGCTCAAGCAACCTGTCTGAAGTGCATTCATATTCTTATTGGAGAGGAGCCAGAACCTGGAATGGAAAACTTGAGGGAAGTTGTCATACCTGATAACATCAAGTTTGACTAG